Proteins encoded together in one Epinephelus lanceolatus isolate andai-2023 chromosome 4, ASM4190304v1, whole genome shotgun sequence window:
- the LOC117259081 gene encoding P2X purinoceptor 5-like, which produces MAGSFLKGRFLSLFDYKTEKYIVAKNKTVGVLYRLIQLSIIGYIIGWVFIVKKGYQETDEAIQSSIITKLKGVSVTNTTESGLLVWGPEDYVIPPQGEAVLFVVTNFLETPNQKLGYCAESLKVLDGHCQDDKDCEEGRMVVSGHGMMSGRCLRYDENSTGTCEIYGWCPIERKLKPQEPLLIHAENFTIYIKNFIQFPKFEFSKSNVFETNDHSYLKTCRFDEELHPYCPIFRLGDITRRARHNFHDMATSGGSIGIMIKWDCDLDKGYSHCHPQYHFTRLDVSNMTIVKGFNFRHSRYYQNADGETYRSLFKVYGIRFTIMVHGKAGKFSIVPTAINVGSGLALMGAGAFFCDMVLLYLLKKGDSYRQRKFEAAKGMESTSEDNCVKDRKDAMEQENLTS; this is translated from the exons ATGGCCGGGAGCTTCTTGAAAGGACGCTTCCTCTCCTTGTTCGACTACAAAACGGAAAAATACATTGTCGCCAAAAATAAGACAGTTGGAGTTTTGTACAGACTTATTCAGTTATCTATCATCGGGTACATTATAGG ATGGGTTTTCATAGTAAAGAAAGGCTACCAGGAGACAGACGAGGCTATCCAGAGCTCTATTATAACTAAACTGAAGGGAGTCTCAGTGACGAACACCACTGAGTCTGGTCTGCTGGTGTGGGGACCAGAGGACTATGTCATCCCACCACAG GGTGAAGCTGTTCTGTTTGTTGTAACCAATTTCCTAGAAACACCAAACCAGAAGCTGGGATACTGTGCTGAG AGCCTCAAGGTGCTGGATGGCCACTGTCAAGACGACAAGGACTGTGAAGAGGGGAGGATGGTGGTGTCTGGTCATG ggATGATGAGCGGCCGATGTTTAAGATACGATGAAAACTCCACTGGTACCTGCGAAATCTACGGCTGGTGTCCCATTGAAagaaaattgaaaccaca AGAGCCGCTGCTGATACACGCTGAAAACTTCACCATTTACATCAAGAATTTCATCCAATTTCCAAAATTCGAATTTTCAAA GTCCAACGTTTTCGAAACAAATGATCACTCCTATTTGAAGACATGTCGATTTGATGAGGAGCTCCACCCCTACTGCCCCATCTTTCGCCTGGGTGACATCACCAGAAGAGCCCGACACAACTTCCACGACATGGCGACATCG GGTGGCTCCATTGGCATTATGATAAAGTGGGACTGTGACCTTGACAAAGGTTACTCTCACTGCCATCCACAGTACCACTTTACACGTCTGGATGTCTCCAACATGACTATCGTAAAGGGGTTTAACTTCAG ACACAGTCGGTATTACCAAAACGCTGATGGTGAGACCTATCGCTCTCTATTCAAAGTCTATGGCATCCGATTTACCATCATGGTGCACGGAAAG GCCGGGAAGTTCAGCATCGTCCCAACAGCCATCAATGTTGGTTCAGGGCTGGCTCTGATGGGTGCT GGAGCTTTCTTCTGTGACATGGTTCTTCTCTACCTGTTGAAGAAGGGCGACTCTTATCGACAGAGGAAGTTTGAAGCAGCCAA AGGTATGGAGTCAACATCTGAAGACAACTGTGTGAAAGACAGAAAGGATGCCATGGAACAGGAGAATCTAACGTCTTAG
- the LOC144462755 gene encoding uncharacterized protein LOC144462755, which translates to MNHYTVGAIVHGTREQMARQGLKKVTFDDYDGAIGFVNIRNVHWKFVYLHALSNHIFVVDPLQGSDEVEDSRKAGYRFGQYFKMRRNRLGKEDWVNIKWQPGKITHTFQKDDTSCGIFVMQMAKMTVTQFPNIPKRFHINTSKKSLQNLRRDMAEEILKGSVSKDEFCSFCGNEDLPKTAVDAVWIQCETCTKWFHMQCLGMTAATTPNTDTPWYCVLCNDPK; encoded by the exons ATGAATCACTACACCGTGGGTGCAATTGTACATGGCACAAGAGAGCAGATGGCAAGGCAAGGGTTAAAAAAG GTCACATTTGATGACTATGATGGAGCCATTGGATTTGTCAACATAAGAAATGTGCACTGGAAGTTTGTG TATCTTCATGCCCTTTCAAACCACATTTTTGTGGTTGATCCTCTACAAGGGTCAGATGAAGTCGAGGACTCCAGAAAGGCTGGCTACAGATTTGG ACAGTATTTCAAAATGCGCCGGAACAGACTTGGAAAGGAGGACTGGGTTAACATCAAGTGGCAGCCTGGCAAGATAACGCACACCTTCCAGAAAGATGACACCAGTTGTGGGATCTTTGTCATGCAG ATGGCCAAGATGACCGTGACACAGTTTCCAAACATCCCAAAGAGGTTTCACATTAACACATCCAAAAAATCTCTTCAAAATCTAAGAAGAGACATGGCAGAAGAAATTCTGAAAGGATCAG TTTCAAAGGATGAGTTCTGTTCCTTCTGTGGCAATGAGGACCTGCCCAAGACTGCTGTTGATGCTGTCTGG ATTCAGTGTGAAACTTGCACAAAATGGTTTCACATGCAGTGCCTTGGAATGACAGCGGCAACGACACCAAACACAGATACCCCTTGGTATTGTGTACTGTGCAACGACCCTAAATAA
- the LOC117260172 gene encoding uncharacterized protein LOC117260172 isoform X1 — protein sequence MLTMNADWWIFPFALCFICVSSNEEPNFENSCVQDPDVCETHTLSVQLGSSVFLPCNFSTRSLNWVSWTQTPGVDLVHLTSKGRIRFLDHRYGRVKAFPNQGSEGNYSICIDELGSSDLGCYRCEQGHYCHQVVLVDEAGGGALREEMRLLIYICVAVAALILLSVGGYCCMKCIMCCKTKTLDITNNPEGAATEGASAPPIRVPVDQLQHGVTIHTVFPFPTGAGNDNLVYENDDQGPSNQQSDPRNYCNPVSGVLPDPAQSTSGIYPNLNQFARTESHRTKQGFHRELFSRLRQASLSRHFYVNQGEINKQQAMSTQAENQRKAGLGKKKAKETCDYKNPIYNRSTDQLNRL from the exons ATGCTGACAATGAATGCTGACTGGTGGATTTTCCCTTTCGCCTTGTGCTTTATTTGTGTGTCTTCAAATG AAGAGCCGAACTTTGAGAACTCCTGTGTGCAGGATCCGGATgtttgtgagacacacacactcagcgtTCAGCTTGGCTCCTCTGTGTTCCTCCCATGCAACTTTTCAACACGCAGCCTCAACTGGGTGTCATGGACCCAAACTCCAGGGGTGGACCTGGTCCATCTCACATCTAAGGGTCGTATTAGGTTCCTCGACCACAGGTACGGTCGGGTGAAAGCCTTTCCAAACCAGGGCTCAGAGGGGAACTACTCCATCTGCATCGATGAGCTGGGCTCCTCTGACCTGGGGTGTTACCGCTGTGAGCAGGGACATTACTGTCATCAAGTGGTGTTGGTTGATGAAGCTGGAGGCG GTGCTCTGAGAGAAGAGATGAGGCTCCTGATTTACATCTGTGTTGCTGTGGCTGCTTTGATCCTGCTGAGCGTCGGTGGCTACTGCTGCATGAAGTGCATAA TGTGCTGTAAAACGAAAACACTGGACATTACAAACAATCCTGAAGGTGCAGCTACTGAGG GTGCCAGTGCTCCACCAATCAGAGTGCCAGTGGATCAACTGCAGCACG GTGTCACTATACACACTGTGTTTCCTTTCCCCACAGGAGCGGGCAATGATAATCTTGTTTATG AAAATGATGACCAAGGCCCATCCAACCAGCAGAGTGACCCCAGAAATTATTGCAATCCAGTATCAGGAGTTCTGCCTGATCCCGCTCAGAGCACCAGCGGGATTTATCCAAACTTGAACCAGTTTGCGAGGACGGAAAgtcacagaacaaaacaagGATTTCACAGAG AACTCTTCAGCAGATTACGGCAAGCAAGTCTCAGTCGGCATTTTTATG TTAACCAAGGTGAAATCAACAAGCAGCAAGCCATGTCAACTCAGGCGGAGAATCAACGCAAAG CCGGTTTGGGAAAGAAGAAAGCCAAAGAAA CTTGTGACTACAAAAATCCGATTTACAACAGGAGCACAGACCAGCTCAACCGCCTGTAA
- the LOC117260172 gene encoding uncharacterized protein LOC117260172 isoform X2, giving the protein MLTMNADWWIFPFALCFICVSSNEPNFENSCVQDPDVCETHTLSVQLGSSVFLPCNFSTRSLNWVSWTQTPGVDLVHLTSKGRIRFLDHRYGRVKAFPNQGSEGNYSICIDELGSSDLGCYRCEQGHYCHQVVLVDEAGGGALREEMRLLIYICVAVAALILLSVGGYCCMKCIMCCKTKTLDITNNPEGAATEGASAPPIRVPVDQLQHGVTIHTVFPFPTGAGNDNLVYENDDQGPSNQQSDPRNYCNPVSGVLPDPAQSTSGIYPNLNQFARTESHRTKQGFHRELFSRLRQASLSRHFYVNQGEINKQQAMSTQAENQRKAGLGKKKAKETCDYKNPIYNRSTDQLNRL; this is encoded by the exons ATGCTGACAATGAATGCTGACTGGTGGATTTTCCCTTTCGCCTTGTGCTTTATTTGTGTGTCTTCAAATG AGCCGAACTTTGAGAACTCCTGTGTGCAGGATCCGGATgtttgtgagacacacacactcagcgtTCAGCTTGGCTCCTCTGTGTTCCTCCCATGCAACTTTTCAACACGCAGCCTCAACTGGGTGTCATGGACCCAAACTCCAGGGGTGGACCTGGTCCATCTCACATCTAAGGGTCGTATTAGGTTCCTCGACCACAGGTACGGTCGGGTGAAAGCCTTTCCAAACCAGGGCTCAGAGGGGAACTACTCCATCTGCATCGATGAGCTGGGCTCCTCTGACCTGGGGTGTTACCGCTGTGAGCAGGGACATTACTGTCATCAAGTGGTGTTGGTTGATGAAGCTGGAGGCG GTGCTCTGAGAGAAGAGATGAGGCTCCTGATTTACATCTGTGTTGCTGTGGCTGCTTTGATCCTGCTGAGCGTCGGTGGCTACTGCTGCATGAAGTGCATAA TGTGCTGTAAAACGAAAACACTGGACATTACAAACAATCCTGAAGGTGCAGCTACTGAGG GTGCCAGTGCTCCACCAATCAGAGTGCCAGTGGATCAACTGCAGCACG GTGTCACTATACACACTGTGTTTCCTTTCCCCACAGGAGCGGGCAATGATAATCTTGTTTATG AAAATGATGACCAAGGCCCATCCAACCAGCAGAGTGACCCCAGAAATTATTGCAATCCAGTATCAGGAGTTCTGCCTGATCCCGCTCAGAGCACCAGCGGGATTTATCCAAACTTGAACCAGTTTGCGAGGACGGAAAgtcacagaacaaaacaagGATTTCACAGAG AACTCTTCAGCAGATTACGGCAAGCAAGTCTCAGTCGGCATTTTTATG TTAACCAAGGTGAAATCAACAAGCAGCAAGCCATGTCAACTCAGGCGGAGAATCAACGCAAAG CCGGTTTGGGAAAGAAGAAAGCCAAAGAAA CTTGTGACTACAAAAATCCGATTTACAACAGGAGCACAGACCAGCTCAACCGCCTGTAA
- the LOC117260172 gene encoding uncharacterized protein LOC117260172 isoform X3, whose protein sequence is MLTMNADWWIFPFALCFICVSSNEEPNFENSCVQDPDVCETHTLSVQLGSSVFLPCNFSTRSLNWVSWTQTPGVDLVHLTSKGRIRFLDHRYGRVKAFPNQGSEGNYSICIDELGSSDLGCYRCEQGHYCHQVVLVDEAGGGALREEMRLLIYICVAVAALILLSVGGYCCMKCIMCCKTKTLDITNNPEGAATEGASAPPIRVPVDQLQHGAGNDNLVYENDDQGPSNQQSDPRNYCNPVSGVLPDPAQSTSGIYPNLNQFARTESHRTKQGFHRELFSRLRQASLSRHFYVNQGEINKQQAMSTQAENQRKAGLGKKKAKETCDYKNPIYNRSTDQLNRL, encoded by the exons ATGCTGACAATGAATGCTGACTGGTGGATTTTCCCTTTCGCCTTGTGCTTTATTTGTGTGTCTTCAAATG AAGAGCCGAACTTTGAGAACTCCTGTGTGCAGGATCCGGATgtttgtgagacacacacactcagcgtTCAGCTTGGCTCCTCTGTGTTCCTCCCATGCAACTTTTCAACACGCAGCCTCAACTGGGTGTCATGGACCCAAACTCCAGGGGTGGACCTGGTCCATCTCACATCTAAGGGTCGTATTAGGTTCCTCGACCACAGGTACGGTCGGGTGAAAGCCTTTCCAAACCAGGGCTCAGAGGGGAACTACTCCATCTGCATCGATGAGCTGGGCTCCTCTGACCTGGGGTGTTACCGCTGTGAGCAGGGACATTACTGTCATCAAGTGGTGTTGGTTGATGAAGCTGGAGGCG GTGCTCTGAGAGAAGAGATGAGGCTCCTGATTTACATCTGTGTTGCTGTGGCTGCTTTGATCCTGCTGAGCGTCGGTGGCTACTGCTGCATGAAGTGCATAA TGTGCTGTAAAACGAAAACACTGGACATTACAAACAATCCTGAAGGTGCAGCTACTGAGG GTGCCAGTGCTCCACCAATCAGAGTGCCAGTGGATCAACTGCAGCACG GAGCGGGCAATGATAATCTTGTTTATG AAAATGATGACCAAGGCCCATCCAACCAGCAGAGTGACCCCAGAAATTATTGCAATCCAGTATCAGGAGTTCTGCCTGATCCCGCTCAGAGCACCAGCGGGATTTATCCAAACTTGAACCAGTTTGCGAGGACGGAAAgtcacagaacaaaacaagGATTTCACAGAG AACTCTTCAGCAGATTACGGCAAGCAAGTCTCAGTCGGCATTTTTATG TTAACCAAGGTGAAATCAACAAGCAGCAAGCCATGTCAACTCAGGCGGAGAATCAACGCAAAG CCGGTTTGGGAAAGAAGAAAGCCAAAGAAA CTTGTGACTACAAAAATCCGATTTACAACAGGAGCACAGACCAGCTCAACCGCCTGTAA
- the LOC117260231 gene encoding zona pellucida sperm-binding protein 4-like isoform X2, with product MRGSCSTCLKMKAHSTDSILVTFVSLSVLLLKHEAHAALKQFQATLYNTMKNDTSICHDGFMSVYISKVHFAGLPFTIYVQDEHSRYYQAITIAKQCHYFLGETDSFMVLTVAFHGCFVKRQKSMTKLNVVIMALADSGRVEIVKSIPLICERKIKEVIKHENPLVSRDVFCNKDGFNITIAQNATVPPLNLDAVWIPSSQSHTCKPQKRSKDAVTFSFPFTDCGTQSVIADGVITYWVNIEVKQHAQKGSIFREAPFHRTVHCSFALAQATQLGVKVQGEKPEYVSTLKSEGILRTEMRFAKDPPTVTELGQPVYVEVFVLKHEDKDLVLLLEDCWATPTKNPHDPQRWNLLVKGCPFSGDSHRTVVLPVVYSKELKNPSLHKWFVVKLFSFVKPPTFESLVYFHCDIEICKGQHCLQTCSSGKRKLRRITPGPRQRILHSVVSGGPLLYLL from the exons ATGAGAGGCAGCTGCTCCACCTGTCTGAAGATGAAGGCCCACAGCACGGACTCCATTTTGGTGACATTCGTTTCATTATCAGTGCTTCTGTTGAAACATGAAGCGCATGCTGCTTTAAAACAATTCCAAGCAACACTTTATAACACCATGAAAAATGACACATCAATTTGCCATGATGGCTTCATGTCTGTTTACATATCAAAGGTGCACTTTGCTGGTCTTCCTTTCACCATCTATGTTCAAG ATGAACACAGCAGATATTACCAAGCCATCACTATAGCAAAACAGTGCCACTACTTCCTTGGAGAAACAGACAGCTTTATGGTCTTAACAGTTGCTTTCCATGGATGTTTTGTGAAAAGACAA AAATCGATGACAAAGCTGAATGTCGTCATCATGGCGCTTGCAGACAGTGGCAGAGTCGAAATTGTCAAGTCGATACCTCTGATCTGTGAAAGGAAAATTAAAG AGGTGATCAAACATGAAAATCCACTGGTATCAAGAGATGTTTTCTGCAACAAGGATGGGTTCAACATCACCATCGCTCAGAATGCCACAGTCCCACCTCTGAACCTGGATGCAGTCTGGATCCCTTCCAGCCAAAGCCACACTTGTAAACCCCAAAAAAGATCAAAGGATGCTGTCACTTTCAGCTTTCCTTTCACTGACTGCGGCACCCAATCTGTG ATTGCAGATGGGGTTATAACCTACTGGGTcaatattgaagtgaaacaacatgCACAGAAAGGCTCTATATTTCGAGAAGCTCCTTTCCA TCGTACTGTGCATTGTAGCTTTGCACTGGCCCAAGCGACTCAGCTGGGCGTCAAGGTTCAGGGAGAAAAACCTGAGTATGTGTCAACACTGAAGAGTGAGGGAATACTGAGGACTGAAATGAGGTTTGCTAAAG ACCCTCCAACAGTAACCGAGCTTGGCCAGCCCGTGTATGTGGAGGTCTTTGTCCTCAAACATGAGGACAAGGATTTAGTGCTGCTGCTAGAGGACTGCTGGGCGACGCCAACTAAAAACCCACATGACCCACAGAGATGGAACCTGCTTGTTAAAGG ATGTCCTTTCAGTGGTGATAGCCACAGAACTGTTGTGTTGCCAGTTGTTTACAGTAAGGAGCTGAAAAATCCCTCTCTTCATAAATGGTTTGTGGTTAAGCTGTTCTCATTTGTGAAGCCCCCGACATTTGAAAGCCTG GTATATTTCCACTGTGATATAGAGATCTGTAAAGGACAACATTGCTTACAGACCTGCAGCAGTG GAAAGCGTAAATTAAGAAGAATCACACCAGGGCCAAGACAGAGGATTCTTCATAGTGTTGTCTCAGGTGGACCTCTTCTTTATCTGCTGTAG
- the LOC117260231 gene encoding zona pellucida sperm-binding protein 4-like isoform X1, with protein sequence MRGSCSTCLKMKAHSTDSILVTFVSLSVLLLKHEAHAALKQFQATLYNTMKNDTSICHDGFMSVYISKVHFAGLPFTIYVQDEHSRYYQAITIAKQCHYFLGETDSFMVLTVAFHGCFVKRQKSMTKLNVVIMALADSGRVEIVKSIPLICERKIKEVIKHENPLVSRDVFCNKDGFNITIAQNATVPPLNLDAVWIPSSQSHTCKPQKRSKDAVTFSFPFTDCGTQSVIADGVITYWVNIEVKQHAQKGSIFREAPFHRTVHCSFALAQATQLGVKVQGEKPEYVSTLKSEGILRTEMRFAKDSSYKSFYSSRDPPTVTELGQPVYVEVFVLKHEDKDLVLLLEDCWATPTKNPHDPQRWNLLVKGCPFSGDSHRTVVLPVVYSKELKNPSLHKWFVVKLFSFVKPPTFESLVYFHCDIEICKGQHCLQTCSSGKRKLRRITPGPRQRILHSVVSGGPLLYLL encoded by the exons ATGAGAGGCAGCTGCTCCACCTGTCTGAAGATGAAGGCCCACAGCACGGACTCCATTTTGGTGACATTCGTTTCATTATCAGTGCTTCTGTTGAAACATGAAGCGCATGCTGCTTTAAAACAATTCCAAGCAACACTTTATAACACCATGAAAAATGACACATCAATTTGCCATGATGGCTTCATGTCTGTTTACATATCAAAGGTGCACTTTGCTGGTCTTCCTTTCACCATCTATGTTCAAG ATGAACACAGCAGATATTACCAAGCCATCACTATAGCAAAACAGTGCCACTACTTCCTTGGAGAAACAGACAGCTTTATGGTCTTAACAGTTGCTTTCCATGGATGTTTTGTGAAAAGACAA AAATCGATGACAAAGCTGAATGTCGTCATCATGGCGCTTGCAGACAGTGGCAGAGTCGAAATTGTCAAGTCGATACCTCTGATCTGTGAAAGGAAAATTAAAG AGGTGATCAAACATGAAAATCCACTGGTATCAAGAGATGTTTTCTGCAACAAGGATGGGTTCAACATCACCATCGCTCAGAATGCCACAGTCCCACCTCTGAACCTGGATGCAGTCTGGATCCCTTCCAGCCAAAGCCACACTTGTAAACCCCAAAAAAGATCAAAGGATGCTGTCACTTTCAGCTTTCCTTTCACTGACTGCGGCACCCAATCTGTG ATTGCAGATGGGGTTATAACCTACTGGGTcaatattgaagtgaaacaacatgCACAGAAAGGCTCTATATTTCGAGAAGCTCCTTTCCA TCGTACTGTGCATTGTAGCTTTGCACTGGCCCAAGCGACTCAGCTGGGCGTCAAGGTTCAGGGAGAAAAACCTGAGTATGTGTCAACACTGAAGAGTGAGGGAATACTGAGGACTGAAATGAGGTTTGCTAAAG ATTCCAGTTACAAGTCTTTCTATTCCTCTCGAGACCCTCCAACAGTAACCGAGCTTGGCCAGCCCGTGTATGTGGAGGTCTTTGTCCTCAAACATGAGGACAAGGATTTAGTGCTGCTGCTAGAGGACTGCTGGGCGACGCCAACTAAAAACCCACATGACCCACAGAGATGGAACCTGCTTGTTAAAGG ATGTCCTTTCAGTGGTGATAGCCACAGAACTGTTGTGTTGCCAGTTGTTTACAGTAAGGAGCTGAAAAATCCCTCTCTTCATAAATGGTTTGTGGTTAAGCTGTTCTCATTTGTGAAGCCCCCGACATTTGAAAGCCTG GTATATTTCCACTGTGATATAGAGATCTGTAAAGGACAACATTGCTTACAGACCTGCAGCAGTG GAAAGCGTAAATTAAGAAGAATCACACCAGGGCCAAGACAGAGGATTCTTCATAGTGTTGTCTCAGGTGGACCTCTTCTTTATCTGCTGTAG
- the LOC117260231 gene encoding zona pellucida sperm-binding protein 4-like isoform X3 has protein sequence MTHQFAMMASCLFTYQRCTLLVFLSPSMFKKSMTKLNVVIMALADSGRVEIVKSIPLICERKIKEVIKHENPLVSRDVFCNKDGFNITIAQNATVPPLNLDAVWIPSSQSHTCKPQKRSKDAVTFSFPFTDCGTQSVIADGVITYWVNIEVKQHAQKGSIFREAPFHRTVHCSFALAQATQLGVKVQGEKPEYVSTLKSEGILRTEMRFAKDSSYKSFYSSRDPPTVTELGQPVYVEVFVLKHEDKDLVLLLEDCWATPTKNPHDPQRWNLLVKGCPFSGDSHRTVVLPVVYSKELKNPSLHKWFVVKLFSFVKPPTFESLVYFHCDIEICKGQHCLQTCSSGKRKLRRITPGPRQRILHSVVSGGPLLYLL, from the exons ATGACACATCAATTTGCCATGATGGCTTCATGTCTGTTTACATATCAAAGGTGCACTTTGCTGGTCTTCCTTTCACCATCTATGTTCAAG AAATCGATGACAAAGCTGAATGTCGTCATCATGGCGCTTGCAGACAGTGGCAGAGTCGAAATTGTCAAGTCGATACCTCTGATCTGTGAAAGGAAAATTAAAG AGGTGATCAAACATGAAAATCCACTGGTATCAAGAGATGTTTTCTGCAACAAGGATGGGTTCAACATCACCATCGCTCAGAATGCCACAGTCCCACCTCTGAACCTGGATGCAGTCTGGATCCCTTCCAGCCAAAGCCACACTTGTAAACCCCAAAAAAGATCAAAGGATGCTGTCACTTTCAGCTTTCCTTTCACTGACTGCGGCACCCAATCTGTG ATTGCAGATGGGGTTATAACCTACTGGGTcaatattgaagtgaaacaacatgCACAGAAAGGCTCTATATTTCGAGAAGCTCCTTTCCA TCGTACTGTGCATTGTAGCTTTGCACTGGCCCAAGCGACTCAGCTGGGCGTCAAGGTTCAGGGAGAAAAACCTGAGTATGTGTCAACACTGAAGAGTGAGGGAATACTGAGGACTGAAATGAGGTTTGCTAAAG ATTCCAGTTACAAGTCTTTCTATTCCTCTCGAGACCCTCCAACAGTAACCGAGCTTGGCCAGCCCGTGTATGTGGAGGTCTTTGTCCTCAAACATGAGGACAAGGATTTAGTGCTGCTGCTAGAGGACTGCTGGGCGACGCCAACTAAAAACCCACATGACCCACAGAGATGGAACCTGCTTGTTAAAGG ATGTCCTTTCAGTGGTGATAGCCACAGAACTGTTGTGTTGCCAGTTGTTTACAGTAAGGAGCTGAAAAATCCCTCTCTTCATAAATGGTTTGTGGTTAAGCTGTTCTCATTTGTGAAGCCCCCGACATTTGAAAGCCTG GTATATTTCCACTGTGATATAGAGATCTGTAAAGGACAACATTGCTTACAGACCTGCAGCAGTG GAAAGCGTAAATTAAGAAGAATCACACCAGGGCCAAGACAGAGGATTCTTCATAGTGTTGTCTCAGGTGGACCTCTTCTTTATCTGCTGTAG